Proteins encoded within one genomic window of Panacibacter microcysteis:
- a CDS encoding glycosyltransferase family 4 protein — MRKEKAILILGMFVDHSAAKSNIRTAEDRLAEMFEKNGMAVIRGSSGSGRLKRFTDTVKLIVGKRTEYDIAVVPLFGTWPAFIWQEIAARLLKRLGKKLVLGVHGGSIPARVEAGAQRFFKAVKRADVAYAPSSYMADLFMGKGYKIAVVENPVDYHEYSFRHKQEIRPRLLWMRAFSDIYNPLMAIRVARRMAEKYPEFKMVMAGKDGPLTNAAKQLAASYQLQNHIHFPGYISMQQKQQLADECDIYICTNKIDNTPVSLTEFMRFGLPVVSVNVGGIPRLIQDGVNGLLVNDDDDDAMFKKIHLLISDGPLAQSIIRNAYSFTDRFDEAPVLQKWRKLLQQVSEA, encoded by the coding sequence ATGCGTAAAGAAAAAGCCATACTCATACTGGGGATGTTTGTAGACCATAGCGCAGCCAAAAGCAACATACGTACTGCCGAAGACAGGCTGGCCGAAATGTTTGAAAAAAATGGCATGGCGGTCATCAGGGGTTCATCGGGCAGTGGCAGGCTCAAACGCTTTACAGACACAGTTAAACTGATCGTGGGCAAAAGAACTGAATACGATATTGCGGTGGTGCCTTTGTTTGGTACATGGCCGGCATTTATATGGCAGGAAATTGCGGCAAGGCTGCTAAAGCGCCTCGGCAAAAAACTGGTATTGGGTGTGCATGGTGGTTCTATCCCGGCAAGGGTAGAAGCCGGTGCGCAGAGATTTTTTAAAGCAGTAAAGCGTGCCGATGTCGCGTACGCACCATCATCATACATGGCTGATTTGTTTATGGGCAAGGGGTATAAGATTGCAGTGGTAGAGAACCCGGTAGACTATCACGAATACAGCTTTCGCCACAAGCAGGAAATAAGGCCAAGGCTTTTATGGATGCGGGCTTTTTCAGATATCTACAATCCCTTAATGGCTATACGTGTGGCCAGGAGAATGGCTGAAAAATATCCTGAATTTAAAATGGTGATGGCCGGTAAAGATGGCCCGCTTACCAATGCAGCAAAACAACTCGCAGCTTCTTATCAACTGCAAAATCATATCCACTTCCCGGGTTACATTAGTATGCAGCAAAAGCAACAGCTTGCTGATGAGTGCGATATTTATATCTGTACCAATAAAATTGACAATACACCGGTGTCCTTAACTGAGTTTATGCGTTTTGGCCTGCCCGTTGTTTCCGTAAATGTTGGCGGCATTCCGCGTTTGATACAGGATGGTGTAAACGGTTTGTTGGTAAATGATGATGATGATGATGCCATGTTTAAAAAGATCCACCTGCTGATCAGTGATGGCCCGCTTGCGCAAAGCATCATCCGCAATGCTTACAGCTTTACAGATCGTTTTGATGAAGCACCCGTTTTGCAAAAATGGCGCAAGCTCTTGCAGCAGGTTAGCGAAGCATAA
- a CDS encoding O-antigen ligase family protein: MKPISAKEFIIAGAAGFLVGLRLLGPGFGFVYLAAAGVCMYFAFKDDLYRLFTVLPYVVYTEVFIHGAAGVSYVPYLFMEYFLMALFVIMLLRKGGEMKLHSRCAFPLFLYAIIETLDMIRTEDVTYARNMLTFTYLLLVCSLWASATIFNARVREQVIKHVLLAGVYIAGNILVAHFTHNITYSLVSSSEATNRMAPVQISAYLGVSCSMLFLYIMNDENKKQFTLNVIVFTIILGLMVLTFSRGGLYFLSSVIALYILFNFKQIGKMAVFLLFVPIGYMIYYYAMSATDGKIEARYVEKGNSGRTELVEAGFQLLADEPLVGVGTGNYGKEIVDRDLYGSESGAHNEFVRAAAEHGILGIFCYWGFYIIIGIEFIMRRKRERDFSLYILLLFCLIIVHNGLKIGLQPFILAIALATPTLVKSTRKKHAAFPIRNTLPAS; encoded by the coding sequence GTGAAACCGATAAGTGCGAAAGAGTTTATTATTGCGGGTGCTGCAGGCTTTTTGGTCGGGCTAAGGCTGCTTGGCCCCGGCTTTGGATTTGTGTACCTTGCCGCCGCCGGCGTATGTATGTACTTTGCGTTTAAAGACGATTTATACAGGCTCTTTACGGTACTTCCTTATGTTGTTTATACAGAAGTTTTTATCCATGGCGCAGCCGGCGTTTCTTATGTGCCATACCTGTTCATGGAGTATTTCTTAATGGCATTGTTTGTAATTATGCTGCTGCGTAAAGGAGGGGAAATGAAGTTGCATTCCCGGTGTGCATTCCCGCTTTTCCTGTATGCGATTATCGAAACGCTCGATATGATACGAACGGAAGACGTAACCTACGCAAGAAACATGTTAACCTTTACTTACCTGCTGCTGGTATGTTCATTATGGGCTTCTGCAACCATTTTCAATGCCAGGGTAAGGGAGCAGGTAATCAAACATGTTTTGCTGGCGGGTGTGTATATAGCCGGGAATATACTGGTGGCGCATTTTACGCATAACATTACATATTCGCTTGTGTCGAGCAGCGAAGCTACCAACAGGATGGCACCTGTACAGATCAGTGCTTACCTGGGTGTTTCGTGCAGTATGCTTTTCCTGTATATCATGAATGATGAGAACAAAAAACAATTTACGCTCAATGTGATTGTATTTACGATCATCCTGGGTCTGATGGTACTTACTTTCTCCAGGGGTGGCCTGTATTTTCTAAGCAGCGTTATAGCATTGTACATTTTATTCAACTTTAAGCAGATCGGTAAAATGGCCGTTTTCCTGTTATTCGTGCCTATTGGTTACATGATCTATTATTATGCAATGAGCGCTACGGATGGCAAGATTGAAGCACGCTATGTAGAAAAAGGTAATTCGGGCAGAACGGAACTGGTGGAAGCCGGGTTTCAGTTGCTGGCAGATGAGCCGCTCGTTGGCGTTGGTACGGGTAACTATGGGAAAGAGATCGTTGACAGAGATTTATATGGTTCAGAATCCGGTGCGCATAACGAGTTTGTACGAGCCGCGGCAGAACACGGTATACTTGGTATATTCTGTTATTGGGGTTTTTATATTATAATTGGCATAGAGTTCATTATGCGACGAAAACGGGAAAGGGATTTTTCACTGTATATCCTGCTATTGTTCTGTCTTATTATCGTGCACAACGGGTTAAAGATCGGTCTTCAGCCATTTATACTTGCTATAGCATTAGCCACACCCACACTTGTAAAAAGCACACGGAAAAAACATGCCGCTTTCCCAATACGCAACACACTCCCTGCTTCCTGA
- a CDS encoding glycosyltransferase: MTGNKYRSLAIISDCIHVFDKDGTPSTENHIFCRQIQELASRFERTVIVCPFVPLKESFVISRYTLPTIRFVPLANVGGSSIKAKLGIVKIIPAWLKAFKKAYEQSDIVYLRMPNNLSIPAFFYFKAKKKKWFATYTGTWANYKGEPPTYRFQKWLLKNFFHAPVSIYVNEKPAVNHLHKGISPSYNEAEWMEETVQVKERMERYTKAGISKPVFITVGALVPNKNQQYILDTSRRLAEEDFSFEWYIVGDGYLKSRYEAFIQQHNLGNYVFLAGKKTYEQLRTLYRKADFLVQPTLVEGFGKVPIEAMFHGVIPVLSKTALSGEMTGNGKHGFIFDVQDKDALYLLIKNLLSQQETFAGIINNGRNFVKEHTLEHWADTFIKQINA, translated from the coding sequence TTGACAGGTAATAAATACAGATCACTTGCAATTATTTCAGATTGCATACATGTGTTTGACAAAGACGGTACACCATCTACAGAAAACCATATTTTTTGCAGGCAGATACAGGAGCTTGCATCAAGGTTTGAAAGAACAGTAATTGTTTGTCCTTTTGTGCCATTGAAAGAGAGCTTTGTAATATCACGCTATACTTTACCAACCATTCGTTTTGTACCACTGGCAAATGTTGGTGGCAGCTCCATAAAGGCCAAGCTTGGTATCGTAAAAATTATTCCTGCATGGCTTAAGGCTTTTAAAAAAGCGTATGAGCAAAGTGACATTGTATACCTGCGTATGCCCAATAACTTAAGCATACCGGCTTTCTTTTATTTTAAAGCAAAAAAGAAAAAATGGTTTGCAACATATACGGGTACCTGGGCCAATTATAAAGGTGAACCGCCTACATACCGCTTTCAAAAATGGTTGCTCAAAAATTTCTTTCATGCCCCCGTTTCTATATATGTAAATGAAAAACCAGCGGTAAACCATTTACATAAAGGCATTAGCCCATCTTACAACGAAGCAGAATGGATGGAGGAAACTGTGCAGGTAAAAGAAAGGATGGAACGTTACACAAAGGCCGGTATATCGAAGCCTGTTTTTATTACGGTAGGTGCACTTGTGCCCAATAAAAACCAGCAGTACATCCTGGATACCAGCAGGCGCCTGGCCGAAGAAGACTTTTCGTTTGAGTGGTATATTGTTGGTGATGGGTACCTGAAAAGCCGGTACGAAGCTTTTATACAACAACACAATCTTGGTAACTATGTTTTTCTTGCAGGTAAGAAAACGTATGAACAATTAAGAACTTTGTACCGTAAGGCCGATTTTCTTGTGCAGCCCACACTGGTGGAGGGTTTTGGTAAAGTGCCGATTGAAGCCATGTTTCATGGGGTTATTCCTGTATTGAGCAAAACAGCGCTAAGCGGTGAAATGACGGGCAATGGAAAGCACGGGTTTATTTTCGATGTGCAGGATAAAGATGCACTTTATTTACTTATCAAAAACCTGCTCAGCCAGCAGGAAACATTTGCCGGTATAATAAACAACGGCCGTAATTTCGTTAAGGAACATACGCTGGAACATTGGGCCGATACTTTTATTAAACAAATAAATGCATAA
- a CDS encoding GNAT family N-acetyltransferase, whose translation MPLSQYATHSLLPDIARCHMASFPASFSTRLGLAYNIKSLEWFLAGDNRFLFCIQEDGKVMAYCGGYQSRGTGDGSTSGMMQHAMKEAAIGMLKKPWLFFHKDVIKFYPLIFKNIARKLSPRKKNAAVIKPVNTRPAATGLVVIGVHPAYRGKGYFELLMQSFECESSKRGVSQMILSVRADNARAIAAYKKMGWLTSLQTEKVLEMCKTLQDA comes from the coding sequence ATGCCGCTTTCCCAATACGCAACACACTCCCTGCTTCCTGATATAGCCAGGTGCCATATGGCAAGTTTCCCGGCTTCTTTCTCTACAAGGCTTGGCCTGGCATATAATATTAAATCGCTGGAATGGTTTCTTGCGGGAGATAACAGGTTTTTGTTCTGTATACAGGAAGATGGGAAAGTAATGGCTTATTGCGGCGGCTACCAGTCCAGGGGAACGGGAGACGGCTCAACAAGCGGTATGATGCAACACGCAATGAAAGAAGCTGCCATAGGGATGTTGAAAAAGCCCTGGTTATTCTTCCATAAAGATGTAATAAAATTCTACCCGCTCATTTTTAAAAACATCGCCAGGAAACTAAGTCCTCGCAAAAAAAATGCTGCTGTCATCAAACCCGTAAATACCAGGCCGGCAGCAACGGGGTTGGTGGTTATAGGTGTTCACCCCGCATACCGTGGTAAAGGCTATTTCGAGTTACTTATGCAGTCATTCGAATGCGAAAGTTCAAAGCGCGGCGTTTCACAGATGATCCTTAGTGTAAGGGCAGATAATGCAAGGGCTATTGCGGCCTACAAAAAAATGGGCTGGCTTACATCATTACAAACAGAAAAAGTGCTCGAGATGTGCAAAACATTGCAGGATGCGTAA
- a CDS encoding glycosyltransferase family 2 protein encodes MFQFIRYTQPTWPFHLIPAKANEFPSCYPLLSDSATLNVDKQFATAQAQLTDAGFSSCNQGLLMISTKENAAAVKQMPPISLADEYTFLRKYWGNVWATYALLCRLVSFKNPFKELQAFYATRNTKKASIYGSAITYPAYETFCSTLVKAQPLVAVIIPTLNRYTYLEDVLHDLEKQDYKNFEVIIVDQSSPYNESFYKQFSLNIKLLRQEERALWTARNNAVKSTRAEWLLFFDDDSRVEQDWITEHMKCVDFFKADVSAGVSLAVVGQKISDSYNYFRWATQFDSGNALVKRSVFKKAGLFNEQFNGQRMGDGEFGFRVYMHGIKSISNHKAARIHLKVSEGGLREMGSWDGFRPKKWFAPKPVPSVLYFFKMYLPRPYYTQAALLGIILSNVSYKQKGSSKMLLLSVLLSVLKSPVLYIQYLRARSIAGQMLTAGYSPEILQ; translated from the coding sequence ATGTTTCAATTTATACGGTACACGCAACCAACATGGCCTTTCCACTTAATTCCTGCAAAGGCAAATGAATTTCCATCGTGCTATCCGCTGCTGTCTGATTCCGCAACGCTCAATGTTGACAAGCAATTTGCAACAGCGCAGGCACAGCTTACAGATGCTGGCTTTAGCAGCTGCAACCAGGGCTTGCTGATGATATCTACAAAAGAAAATGCTGCCGCTGTTAAACAGATGCCACCAATAAGCCTGGCAGACGAATATACTTTTCTTCGTAAATACTGGGGCAATGTTTGGGCAACATATGCACTCTTGTGCAGGCTGGTTTCTTTCAAAAACCCTTTTAAAGAGTTACAGGCATTTTATGCAACGCGCAATACCAAAAAAGCCAGTATTTATGGCAGCGCCATAACCTACCCGGCATATGAAACATTCTGTTCAACGCTTGTAAAAGCACAGCCGCTTGTCGCTGTAATTATTCCAACATTAAACAGGTACACTTACCTGGAAGATGTTTTGCACGATCTGGAAAAGCAGGATTACAAAAATTTCGAGGTGATCATTGTAGACCAGTCATCTCCCTACAACGAATCTTTTTACAAACAATTCAGCTTAAATATAAAGTTATTAAGGCAGGAGGAACGGGCACTGTGGACAGCAAGAAACAATGCTGTTAAAAGTACAAGAGCCGAATGGTTGTTGTTTTTTGACGATGACTCGAGGGTTGAACAAGACTGGATAACAGAACACATGAAATGTGTAGATTTTTTTAAAGCAGATGTAAGTGCCGGTGTTTCACTGGCGGTGGTTGGTCAAAAAATTTCTGATAGTTACAATTACTTTCGCTGGGCCACACAGTTCGATTCCGGAAATGCACTTGTAAAAAGATCGGTGTTTAAAAAAGCGGGTTTGTTCAATGAGCAGTTCAATGGTCAGCGCATGGGCGATGGAGAGTTTGGATTTCGTGTGTACATGCATGGTATCAAAAGCATATCGAACCATAAAGCTGCAAGAATACACTTAAAAGTAAGCGAAGGCGGTTTGCGTGAAATGGGCAGTTGGGACGGTTTTCGTCCAAAAAAATGGTTTGCGCCAAAGCCTGTACCAAGCGTATTGTATTTCTTTAAAATGTATTTGCCCCGGCCATATTACACACAGGCTGCGTTGCTTGGCATCATTTTATCAAATGTGTCGTATAAACAAAAAGGCAGCAGCAAAATGTTGTTATTAAGTGTGCTGCTGTCGGTGTTAAAATCGCCGGTATTATACATCCAGTATCTGCGGGCCCGTTCCATTGCAGGGCAAATGCTTACAGCGGGTTACTCGCCGGAAATTTTGCAGTAG
- a CDS encoding sugar transferase: MLIRFFDVLISFILLVLLSPVLFCIFLVIKISSKGPVIFKQKRVGKNNSDFTLYKFRTMYINTQNRSAITIGNRDSRITPAGYYLRKYKLDELPQLFNVLLNDMSIVGPRPELRKYVDMYTPEQRKVLAVKPGITDYASIKFRHENELLAGQSDPERYYIEEIMPVKIQLNGLYASKRNLRAYFIIIFNTLISVFK, encoded by the coding sequence ATGCTCATACGTTTTTTTGATGTACTTATCTCCTTCATTCTCCTCGTTTTACTCTCTCCCGTCTTATTTTGCATCTTTCTCGTAATTAAAATCTCCTCAAAAGGCCCGGTCATTTTCAAACAAAAAAGGGTTGGTAAAAACAACTCAGATTTTACATTGTACAAGTTTCGAACAATGTACATCAACACGCAGAACCGCAGTGCTATAACCATTGGTAACCGGGACAGCAGGATTACACCGGCAGGTTATTACCTGCGTAAATACAAGCTGGATGAGCTGCCGCAGTTGTTCAATGTATTGCTGAATGACATGAGTATTGTGGGGCCGAGACCAGAGCTTAGAAAATATGTTGACATGTACACGCCTGAGCAGCGAAAGGTACTTGCTGTGAAGCCGGGGATTACTGATTATGCATCTATAAAATTCAGGCATGAGAACGAATTGCTTGCCGGGCAAAGCGACCCGGAGCGTTACTATATTGAAGAGATCATGCCGGTTAAAATACAATTAAACGGCTTATATGCTTCTAAAAGGAATTTGCGGGCATATTTTATTATTATCTTTAACACGTTAATATCAGTGTTTAAATAA
- a CDS encoding glycosyltransferase family 4 protein: protein MRLIIVVDTFPSLTETFISNKVKRLTAKGVSIAVLCVKHNEKLFAQLFKDNNRVEVVKISKLKALPFIIFKPLLFIKAVLNVKNYKQHIFRQYRLHTIKKLEPDIIHFEFSGIGVDYLYEIENLACKKVVSCRGSAEKVKLLVQEERKGLFRKLVNRVDAVHCVSEDMRRTVLSYCNDESKLFINYPSIDPDFFHAAFAKDRQPDAQRIILSVGRFTFQKGFLTGLQAIAQLQQNAPQLNFKWVLIGTGPDYEQLVYTIHQLGISNVVQLVGSKSAAEVKQLMSEADVYFLPSVYEGVANVALEAMSMELPVLSTRSGGMEEVIQHGFNGLLADVYDYHQMAAALQLLLTDSLAAAQMAAAARQTILSRFTLDIQTGVFLQQYARLLNRPPVDQGTITVDDQHQPAKTVHKQAKDVLRIGIILPSFPVLSETFFLTKVSGLCQRGHEVIVFSSRDSTEVNNLSSYHLDQFSNLTITSLDFNSSFLKLLITCLSQPVTAIRSIHFVPKIIRRRLFENLCVAKLNNSNCDIYHFGYSSIALGYLPIIRLLKGRKVISCRGTAENVKLVSEKQRLKNLAFLFAETDKIHCVSNAMKHVMQGYGAPQQKIFVNRPAIDTQFFTRSSVKKNDDIITILSVGRLVFQKGFLVGMLAVASLKERFGSFVWKIIGDGPEMEELTLHIHALGLSDNIEMLGKRTREEIKRCYEACDIYFLPSVSEGLANAVLEAMAMEVAVVSSDTGGMQEAVTNNYDGLLCKNYDTAAMSEALYKLCTNNELRNNLSANARKTAVERFDTKRYIDVFEEAYYGLMK from the coding sequence ATGAGGTTAATAATCGTTGTTGATACATTCCCGTCTTTAACCGAAACCTTTATTTCGAACAAGGTAAAACGCCTGACAGCCAAGGGCGTTAGTATTGCGGTTCTATGTGTAAAGCACAATGAAAAACTTTTTGCCCAGTTGTTCAAAGACAACAACAGGGTAGAAGTGGTAAAAATCTCCAAACTGAAAGCCCTGCCTTTTATTATTTTCAAACCGTTACTTTTTATAAAGGCCGTTCTCAACGTAAAAAATTACAAGCAGCATATTTTCAGGCAATACCGTTTGCACACTATCAAAAAGCTGGAGCCTGATATCATTCATTTTGAATTCTCGGGTATTGGTGTTGATTACCTGTACGAGATAGAAAATCTTGCTTGTAAAAAGGTCGTTAGTTGTCGCGGTTCAGCCGAAAAAGTAAAACTACTCGTCCAGGAAGAACGAAAAGGACTTTTCCGTAAGCTTGTAAACAGGGTAGATGCTGTTCATTGTGTTTCGGAAGATATGCGCCGTACGGTATTGTCTTACTGTAATGATGAATCAAAACTGTTCATTAATTACCCCAGCATAGACCCTGATTTTTTTCATGCTGCATTTGCAAAAGACAGGCAACCGGACGCACAGCGAATTATACTAAGCGTAGGCCGCTTCACTTTTCAAAAAGGATTTTTAACAGGCTTACAGGCTATAGCACAGCTACAGCAGAATGCACCGCAATTGAATTTTAAATGGGTACTGATTGGCACCGGCCCGGATTATGAACAACTGGTTTATACTATTCACCAGTTGGGTATCTCAAATGTTGTACAGCTTGTAGGCTCCAAAAGCGCAGCCGAAGTAAAGCAGTTGATGTCTGAAGCAGATGTATATTTTTTACCCAGCGTTTACGAAGGTGTGGCCAATGTGGCGCTCGAAGCAATGAGCATGGAACTGCCCGTGCTTTCCACGCGTAGCGGTGGTATGGAAGAAGTTATTCAGCATGGTTTTAACGGCCTGCTGGCAGATGTGTACGATTATCACCAAATGGCTGCGGCACTTCAATTGCTGTTGACCGACAGCCTTGCTGCTGCGCAAATGGCTGCAGCAGCAAGGCAAACAATTTTGAGCAGGTTTACACTTGATATTCAAACCGGGGTTTTCCTGCAGCAATATGCAAGGCTGTTAAACAGGCCGCCGGTTGATCAGGGTACAATTACGGTTGATGATCAACATCAACCTGCAAAAACAGTGCATAAGCAAGCAAAAGATGTGTTGCGCATCGGCATCATTTTGCCGTCCTTTCCTGTTTTAAGTGAAACATTTTTTCTTACAAAAGTGAGCGGTCTTTGTCAGCGTGGCCACGAAGTAATTGTATTTAGTTCAAGAGATTCTACCGAGGTAAATAACCTTTCTTCTTACCACCTGGACCAGTTTTCGAATCTTACTATTACATCACTCGATTTCAACAGCAGTTTTTTAAAGCTGTTGATCACATGCCTGTCCCAGCCTGTTACTGCCATCCGCAGTATACACTTTGTACCAAAAATCATTCGCAGGCGCCTGTTCGAGAACCTTTGTGTTGCCAAACTCAACAACAGTAATTGCGATATCTATCATTTTGGTTATTCAAGTATCGCCCTGGGGTACCTGCCCATCATCAGGTTGTTGAAAGGTAGAAAAGTGATCAGTTGCCGTGGCACCGCAGAAAATGTAAAACTTGTTTCGGAAAAACAACGCCTGAAAAATCTTGCATTTCTTTTTGCCGAAACTGATAAGATTCACTGTGTGTCCAATGCAATGAAACATGTGATGCAGGGTTATGGTGCACCGCAACAAAAAATTTTCGTCAACCGTCCTGCAATCGATACACAATTCTTTACACGCAGCAGTGTAAAAAAGAACGATGATATAATAACCATACTTTCCGTTGGCAGGCTGGTCTTTCAAAAAGGTTTCCTGGTCGGCATGCTGGCAGTTGCATCGCTAAAGGAAAGGTTTGGCTCCTTTGTATGGAAAATCATTGGCGATGGACCTGAAATGGAAGAGCTCACACTTCATATTCACGCATTGGGACTTTCAGATAACATAGAGATGCTTGGCAAACGTACCAGGGAAGAAATAAAGCGCTGTTACGAAGCATGCGATATTTATTTTTTGCCCAGTGTAAGCGAAGGACTAGCCAACGCCGTGCTCGAAGCGATGGCTATGGAAGTAGCAGTGGTATCGTCTGACACAGGCGGCATGCAGGAGGCGGTGACCAATAACTACGATGGCCTGCTTTGCAAAAACTACGATACTGCTGCAATGAGCGAAGCATTGTACAAGTTGTGCACAAACAACGAGCTGAGAAACAATCTTTCAGCAAATGCACGTAAAACCGCCGTGGAAAGATTTGATACAAAACGATACATTGATGTTTTTGAAGAAGCCTATTATGGCTTAATGAAATAG
- a CDS encoding DegT/DnrJ/EryC1/StrS family aminotransferase, which yields MIPFSPPYIDEDIISEVTHTLQSGWITTGPKTKMLEDEIAAFCNVQKALAVNSATSAMMLVLHWYGVTRGDEVIVPAYTYCATALAAMHIGAKPVMVDAGSDFNINTQKIKAAITAKTKAIVAVDFGGWPCDYDAINAIVNDAGIRAIFKPAGEQQEKLGRILVMSDAAHAIGTVYNGRPLGRCADITVFSLHAVKNVTSAEGGVIVLNMPAPFNNEAVYKTLRLWSLNGQTKDAFTKSSAGGWEYDIVYPGFKMNMPDVLAAIGLAQFRKYKSALLAERKRVFDYYTRAFKNFAWAICPPFEKAGCSGSWHLYPLRIKGAGEKERNAIIEKIAAHEVAVNVHFKPLPMLSVFKERGYNIEDFPVAYELYCNEISLPVYPQLTDELCETVVKAVAESVTAVLPV from the coding sequence ATGATCCCTTTTTCTCCGCCATATATAGATGAAGATATTATCAGCGAAGTAACACACACCCTACAAAGTGGCTGGATTACCACCGGCCCTAAAACAAAAATGCTGGAAGATGAAATTGCGGCATTTTGTAATGTGCAAAAAGCGCTTGCGGTAAACTCTGCAACCTCTGCCATGATGCTCGTGCTGCATTGGTATGGCGTAACAAGGGGAGATGAAGTTATTGTACCAGCTTACACTTATTGCGCCACCGCACTGGCGGCCATGCATATTGGCGCAAAACCTGTAATGGTAGATGCAGGCAGCGATTTCAACATCAATACACAAAAAATAAAGGCAGCCATTACCGCAAAAACAAAAGCGATCGTGGCCGTTGATTTTGGCGGCTGGCCGTGCGATTATGATGCCATCAATGCTATTGTAAATGATGCAGGTATAAGAGCAATTTTTAAACCGGCAGGAGAGCAGCAGGAAAAACTTGGCCGCATACTGGTGATGTCTGATGCGGCGCATGCAATAGGCACCGTATATAACGGCCGGCCCTTGGGCAGGTGTGCCGATATAACTGTTTTTTCGCTGCATGCAGTAAAGAATGTTACGTCTGCAGAAGGCGGTGTAATAGTGCTCAATATGCCAGCCCCGTTTAACAATGAAGCTGTGTATAAAACACTAAGGCTGTGGAGCCTGAACGGGCAAACAAAAGATGCGTTTACCAAATCGTCTGCTGGCGGCTGGGAATACGATATTGTATATCCCGGTTTTAAAATGAATATGCCTGATGTGCTTGCTGCCATCGGACTGGCACAGTTCAGAAAATATAAGTCTGCGCTTCTGGCAGAAAGAAAACGGGTATTTGATTATTATACCCGGGCGTTTAAAAATTTTGCATGGGCCATATGCCCGCCATTTGAGAAAGCAGGCTGCAGCGGTTCCTGGCACCTGTACCCTTTACGCATAAAGGGAGCAGGAGAGAAAGAACGCAACGCTATCATAGAAAAAATAGCAGCACATGAAGTTGCGGTAAACGTACATTTTAAGCCATTACCCATGCTTTCGGTTTTTAAAGAACGCGGCTACAACATCGAAGATTTTCCTGTGGCCTATGAGCTTTACTGTAACGAAATATCTTTACCTGTATACCCACAACTAACCGATGAACTTTGTGAAACAGTAGTTAAAGCTGTAGCAGAAAGTGTAACAGCAGTTCTTCCTGTTTAG